Proteins encoded together in one Miscanthus floridulus cultivar M001 chromosome 16, ASM1932011v1, whole genome shotgun sequence window:
- the LOC136511905 gene encoding uncharacterized protein isoform X3, whose amino-acid sequence MNTSNSSELRGYPSMCGCLTVLSFLSAQIHGAGVVQLQPAVWLLGVQRTHSFGFSVLLCSYEVLNLRGVDALQLRLNVYVYMRREERYKVVTQVFLVLLLTHKGYGDLHMKGQISGARGDADKDQLNTTIDDNEEENFALFVGLQERVQLLL is encoded by the exons ATGAATACTTCCAACAGTTCAGA ATTAAGAGGATACCCTTCCATGTGTGGATGCTTGACGGTTCTCTCCTTCCTCTCTGCTCAA ATTCATGGAGCAGGTGTGGTACAGTTGCAGCCTGCAGTGTGGCTGCTGGGGGTTCAACGTACGCATTCTTTTGGCTTCTCTGTTCTGCTGTGCTCTTATGAGGTTTTGAATTTAAGAGGTGTGGATGCTTTACAGCTTCGACTGAATGTTTATGTATATATGAGAAGAGAAGAAAG GTACAAGGTGGTCACTCAAGTGTTTCTTGTACTTTTACTGACACATAA AGGCTATGGGGATCTACACATGAAGGGTCAGATCAGTGGTGCTCGGGGGGATGCTGATAAAGATCAACTAAATACTACCATCGATGACAATGAAGAAGAGAACTTTGCTCTCTTTGTTGGGCTTCAAGAGAGGGTTCAACTGTTGCTGTGA
- the LOC136511905 gene encoding uncharacterized protein isoform X1: MNTSNSSELRGYPSMCGCLTVLSFLSAQIHGAGVVQLQPAVWLLGVQRTHSFGFSVLLCSYEVLNLRGVDALQLRLNVYVYMRREERYKVVTQVFLVLLLTHKSMSYKKIIALCYPAAISVRGYGDLHMKGQISGARGDADKDQLNTTIDDNEEENFALFVGLQERVQLLL; the protein is encoded by the exons ATGAATACTTCCAACAGTTCAGA ATTAAGAGGATACCCTTCCATGTGTGGATGCTTGACGGTTCTCTCCTTCCTCTCTGCTCAA ATTCATGGAGCAGGTGTGGTACAGTTGCAGCCTGCAGTGTGGCTGCTGGGGGTTCAACGTACGCATTCTTTTGGCTTCTCTGTTCTGCTGTGCTCTTATGAGGTTTTGAATTTAAGAGGTGTGGATGCTTTACAGCTTCGACTGAATGTTTATGTATATATGAGAAGAGAAGAAAG GTACAAGGTGGTCACTCAAGTGTTTCTTGTACTTTTACTGACACATAA ATCCATGTCATACAAAAAAATCATTGCCTTGTGTTATCCTGCTGCAATTTCTGTCAGAGGCTATGGGGATCTACACATGAAGGGTCAGATCAGTGGTGCTCGGGGGGATGCTGATAAAGATCAACTAAATACTACCATCGATGACAATGAAGAAGAGAACTTTGCTCTCTTTGTTGGGCTTCAAGAGAGGGTTCAACTGTTGCTGTGA
- the LOC136511905 gene encoding uncharacterized protein isoform X2 — MNTSNSSELRGYPSMCGCLTVLSFLSAQIHGAGVVQLQPAVWLLGVQRTHSFGFSVLLCSYEVLNLRGVDALQLRLNVYVYMRREERYKVVTQVFLVLLLTHNSSDVYSESTAITLVFCQIHRYFTAWPGLQCYLHVVLNRRRTSKNIQALGILFTNIYFHTGWQ, encoded by the exons ATGAATACTTCCAACAGTTCAGA ATTAAGAGGATACCCTTCCATGTGTGGATGCTTGACGGTTCTCTCCTTCCTCTCTGCTCAA ATTCATGGAGCAGGTGTGGTACAGTTGCAGCCTGCAGTGTGGCTGCTGGGGGTTCAACGTACGCATTCTTTTGGCTTCTCTGTTCTGCTGTGCTCTTATGAGGTTTTGAATTTAAGAGGTGTGGATGCTTTACAGCTTCGACTGAATGTTTATGTATATATGAGAAGAGAAGAAAG GTACAAGGTGGTCACTCAAGTGTTTCTTGTACTTTTACTGACACATAA CTCATCGGATGTCTACAGTGAGTCGACTGCGATTACTTTAGTATTTTGCCAAATTCATCGTTACTTTACTGCATGGCCTGGTCTGCAGTGCTATTTGCATGTGGTGCTGAATCGCCGTAGGACTTCCAAAAACATACAAGCATTAGGAATCCTATTTACGAATATATACTTCCATACAGGCTGGCAGTAA
- the LOC136512984 gene encoding F-box protein SKP2A-like isoform X2 produces MVSGRPNGELDAWFRSLMVTSISEKGQAGSGGPVPTLSGWKDLPMELLVRIISTVGDDRMVIVASGVCTGWRDALGWGATNLSLTWCKQSMNNLMISLAHKFTKLQVLTLRQNKPQLEDSAVEVVANYCHDLRELDLSRSFRLSDRSLYALAHGCPRLTRLNISGCSNFSDTALIYLTCRCKNLKCLNLCGCVKAATDRALQAIALNCGQLQSLNLGWCDVVTDKGVTSLASGCPDLRAVDLCGCVLITDESVVALANGCPHLRSLGLYYCQNITDRAMYSLANSRVKSKRGRWDAVKDGLANLNISQCTALTPPAVQAVCDSFPALHTCPERHSLIISGCLSLTSVHCACALHPHRAGRALMANHAY; encoded by the exons ATGGTCAGCGGGAGGCCGAATGGTGAACTGGATGCATGGTTTAGGAGCCTCATGGTGACCTCTATCAGCGAGAAGGGGCAGGCTGGAAGTGGTGGTCCAGTGCCAACATTATCTGGATGGAAGGACCTTCCGATGGAGCTCCTGGTGAGGATAATATCGACTGTTGGCGATGATAGGATGGTCATTGTGGCATCTGGTGTTTGCACAGGCTGGCGTGACGCGCTGGGATGGGGGGCCACTAATCTTTCCCTTACATG GTGCAAACAGAGCATGAATAATTTAATGATATCTCTTGCCCACAAGTTTACAAAGTTGCAAGTTCTCACTCTTCGGCAAAACAAACCTCAGCTTGAAGACAGTGCAGTAGAGGTTGTTGCCAACTACTGTCATGATCTACGTGAGTTAGACCTCAGTAGAAGCTTCAGACTTAGTGACCGCTCCTTGTATGCATTGGCCCATGGATGCCCACGGCTTACAAGACTGAACATTAGTGGATGTTCCAATTTCAGTGATACTGCCTTGATTTACCTTACTTGCCGCTGTAAAAACCTGAAGTGCCTGAACTTGTGTGGATGTGTGAAGGCTGCTACTGACAGAGCTTTGCAG GCTATTGCTCTGAACTGTGGGCAGCTGCAATCTTTGAACCTAGGCTGGTGTGATGTTGTTACAGATAAGGGAGTGACCAGCTTAGCGTCAGGATGTCCTGATCTCAGAGCTGTAGACTTGTGTGGTTGTGTTCTTATAACAG ATGAGAGTGTGGTTGCTCTTGCCAACGGATGTCCGCACCTGCGCTCGTTGGGCCTCTACTACTGCCAGAACATCACGGACCGTGCCATGTACTCCCTCGCAAACAGCCGCGTGAAGAGCAAGCGTGGGAGGTGGGATGCAGTGAAAGACGGGCTCGCGAACCTCAATATCAGCCAGTGCACCGCCCTGACACCCCCAGCGGTGCAGGCCGTCTGCGACTCCTTCCCGGCACTGCACACCTGCCCCGAGAGGCACTCCCTCATCATCAGTGGCTGCCTCAGCCTCACGTCAGTCCACTGCGCCTGCGCCCTCCACCCACACCGTGCCGGGAGAGCGCTGATGGCCAACCATGCGTACTAA
- the LOC136512984 gene encoding F-box protein SKP2A-like isoform X1 translates to MVSGRPNGELDAWFRSLMVTSISEKGQAGSGGPVPTLSGWKDLPMELLVRIISTVGDDRMVIVASGVCTGWRDALGWGATNLSLTWCKQSMNNLMISLAHKFTKLQVLTLRQNKPQLEDSAVEVVANYCHDLRELDLSRSFRLSDRSLYALAHGCPRLTRLNISGCSNFSDTALIYLTCRCKNLKCLNLCGCVKAATDRALQVLFVISSFAKHVSSMNIYVVSIIMMQAIALNCGQLQSLNLGWCDVVTDKGVTSLASGCPDLRAVDLCGCVLITDESVVALANGCPHLRSLGLYYCQNITDRAMYSLANSRVKSKRGRWDAVKDGLANLNISQCTALTPPAVQAVCDSFPALHTCPERHSLIISGCLSLTSVHCACALHPHRAGRALMANHAY, encoded by the exons ATGGTCAGCGGGAGGCCGAATGGTGAACTGGATGCATGGTTTAGGAGCCTCATGGTGACCTCTATCAGCGAGAAGGGGCAGGCTGGAAGTGGTGGTCCAGTGCCAACATTATCTGGATGGAAGGACCTTCCGATGGAGCTCCTGGTGAGGATAATATCGACTGTTGGCGATGATAGGATGGTCATTGTGGCATCTGGTGTTTGCACAGGCTGGCGTGACGCGCTGGGATGGGGGGCCACTAATCTTTCCCTTACATG GTGCAAACAGAGCATGAATAATTTAATGATATCTCTTGCCCACAAGTTTACAAAGTTGCAAGTTCTCACTCTTCGGCAAAACAAACCTCAGCTTGAAGACAGTGCAGTAGAGGTTGTTGCCAACTACTGTCATGATCTACGTGAGTTAGACCTCAGTAGAAGCTTCAGACTTAGTGACCGCTCCTTGTATGCATTGGCCCATGGATGCCCACGGCTTACAAGACTGAACATTAGTGGATGTTCCAATTTCAGTGATACTGCCTTGATTTACCTTACTTGCCGCTGTAAAAACCTGAAGTGCCTGAACTTGTGTGGATGTGTGAAGGCTGCTACTGACAGAGCTTTGCAGGTACTTTTCGTCATATCAAGTTTTGCTAAACATGTTTCTAGTATGAACATCTACGTAGTTTCTATAATTATGATGCAGGCTATTGCTCTGAACTGTGGGCAGCTGCAATCTTTGAACCTAGGCTGGTGTGATGTTGTTACAGATAAGGGAGTGACCAGCTTAGCGTCAGGATGTCCTGATCTCAGAGCTGTAGACTTGTGTGGTTGTGTTCTTATAACAG ATGAGAGTGTGGTTGCTCTTGCCAACGGATGTCCGCACCTGCGCTCGTTGGGCCTCTACTACTGCCAGAACATCACGGACCGTGCCATGTACTCCCTCGCAAACAGCCGCGTGAAGAGCAAGCGTGGGAGGTGGGATGCAGTGAAAGACGGGCTCGCGAACCTCAATATCAGCCAGTGCACCGCCCTGACACCCCCAGCGGTGCAGGCCGTCTGCGACTCCTTCCCGGCACTGCACACCTGCCCCGAGAGGCACTCCCTCATCATCAGTGGCTGCCTCAGCCTCACGTCAGTCCACTGCGCCTGCGCCCTCCACCCACACCGTGCCGGGAGAGCGCTGATGGCCAACCATGCGTACTAA